The Monodelphis domestica isolate mMonDom1 chromosome 7, mMonDom1.pri, whole genome shotgun sequence genome window below encodes:
- the TBC1D24 gene encoding TBC1 domain family member 24 isoform X1 — translation MGTREYNRFVDPDKMEAMIPDLGPKNIINVDFQEIKQLARQGYWAKSHSLRGKVYQRLIEEIPCRTVTPDASVYSDIVGKIVGKRSTASLPLPEFVENSLAPTYCLNPQGEEAVQKILLCIANQFPDISYCPTLPAIVALLLHYSIDEAECFEKTCHILACNDPNKRFIDQSFLAFETSCMTFGDLATKYCQAAHRLLVEASEDVFQVYSDWLRWLFGDLPLSYFARVFDVFLVEGYKVLYRVALSILKFFYKSRVGKTTESENVKQDIRKFVRDIHQTVSPEKLLDKAFSIRLFSRKEIYLLQMANEAVLKQKGITVKHKSVSPSKRMFVHLAVDPGNFKSEIVTVKEMRDIWSWIPERFALCQPLLIFSTTQHGYSLTRLYYHCDGHEPTLLLLKTTEKEVCGAYLSTDWKDRNKFGGKLSFFGTGECFVFRLKPRVQRYVWVVIKHPEPVKDSATVLQPTTSGSSSQMEDLQNPDHPSSRLSPFLAARHFHLPSKTESMFMAGNNDCIIIGGGGGQALYIDEDLNRGHTGHCDTFNNEPLCSENFHISSLEVWGFWDADIQD, via the exons ATGGGTACTCGAGAATATAACCGCTTTGTGGATCCAGACAAGATGGAAGCTATGATTCCAGACCTAGGACCCAAGAACATAATTAATGTAGACTTTCAGGAGATAAAACAGTTGGCACGCCAAGGTTACTGGGCCAAAAGCCACAGTCTTAGGGGGAAGGTTTACCAAAGGCTGATTGAAGAGATTCCATGTCGAACAGTCACACCTGATGCCAGCGTCTACAGTGACATTGTAGGAAAGATTGTAGGCAAACGAAGCACCGCTAGCCTTCCTTTGCCTGAGTTTGTGGAAAATAGTCTGGCCCCAACCTACTGCCTGAATCCACAGGGAGAAGAAGCTGTTCAAAAGATCCTTCTTTGTATTGCTAACCAGTTCCCCGACATTTCCTATTGCCCAACACTCCCAGCCATTGTCGCCCTACTTCTGCACTATAGCATTGATGAAGCGGAGTGTTTTGAGAAAACTTGTCATATATTGGCTTGCAATGACCCCAATAAGAGGTTTATTGACCAGAGCTTTCTTGCCTTTGAGACTTCCTGTATGACATTTGGGGACCTTGCTACCAAATACTGCCAGGCAGCCCACAGGCTATTAGTAGAAGCATCAGAGGATGTATTTCAGGTCTATTCTGACTGGCTGCGGTGGCTCTTTGGGGATCTCCCACTCAGTTACTTTGCTCGAGTCTTTGATGTCTTCCTGGTCGAGGGTTACAAGGTACTTTACAGAGTTGCTTTGTCAATTCTCAAATTCTTCTACAAATCAAGAGTTGGGAAGACTACAGAGTCAGAGAATGTGAAGCAGGATATCCGTAAGTTTGTCAGGGATATCCATCAGACAGTATCTCCTGAGAAGCTGCTGGACAAAGCCTTTTCCATCCGTCTCTTCTCCCGGAAAGAGATCTATCTCTTGCAAATGGCCAATGAGGCAGTTCTGAAGCAGAAAGGAATCACTGTCAAGCATAAAAG TGTTTCACCTTCTAAAAG GATGTTTGTGCACTTGGCTGTTGATCCTGGGAATTTCAAGTCAGAAATTGTCACTGTGAAGGAGATGAGAGACATCTGGTCATGGATCCCTGAACGGTTTGCTCTCTGTCAGCCTCTGCTGATTTTCTCTACTACACAACATGGATATAGCCTGACAAG GCTTTATTACCACTGTGATGGACATGAGCCAACTCTCCTTCTCCTCAAGACAACAGAGAAAGAG GTTTGTGGTGCTTACCTATCGACAGACTGGAAGGATCGAAACAAGTTTGGAGGAAAGCTGAGCTTCTTTGGGACCGGGGAGTGCTTTGTGTTTAGG CTGAAGCCAAGAGTTCAGCGATACGTTTGGGTAGTGATAAAGCACCCAGAACCAGTCAAGGATTCAGCCACAGTTTTACAGCCCACAACTTCAGGTTCAAGTTCACAAATGGAAGACTTGCAAAATCCAGACCACCCCTCAAGTCGACTCTCACCTTTCTTGGCTGCTCGGCACTTCCATCTTCCTTCAAAAACTGAATCCATGTTCATGGCTGGAAACAATGATTGCATCATCATAG GTGGTGGAGGTGGTCAAGCTTTGTATATCGATGAGGACCTGAATCGAGGCCACACAGGACACTGTGACACCTTTAACAATGAGCCACTATGCTCTGAAAATTTCCACATCTCTTCCTTAGAGGTGTGGGGCTTCTGGGATGCTGATATACAAGACTAG
- the TBC1D24 gene encoding TBC1 domain family member 24 isoform X2: MGTREYNRFVDPDKMEAMIPDLGPKNIINVDFQEIKQLARQGYWAKSHSLRGKVYQRLIEEIPCRTVTPDASVYSDIVGKIVGKRSTASLPLPEFVENSLAPTYCLNPQGEEAVQKILLCIANQFPDISYCPTLPAIVALLLHYSIDEAECFEKTCHILACNDPNKRFIDQSFLAFETSCMTFGDLATKYCQAAHRLLVEASEDVFQVYSDWLRWLFGDLPLSYFARVFDVFLVEGYKVLYRVALSILKFFYKSRVGKTTESENVKQDIRKFVRDIHQTVSPEKLLDKAFSIRLFSRKEIYLLQMANEAVLKQKGITVKHKRMFVHLAVDPGNFKSEIVTVKEMRDIWSWIPERFALCQPLLIFSTTQHGYSLTRLYYHCDGHEPTLLLLKTTEKEVCGAYLSTDWKDRNKFGGKLSFFGTGECFVFRLKPRVQRYVWVVIKHPEPVKDSATVLQPTTSGSSSQMEDLQNPDHPSSRLSPFLAARHFHLPSKTESMFMAGNNDCIIIGGGGGQALYIDEDLNRGHTGHCDTFNNEPLCSENFHISSLEVWGFWDADIQD; encoded by the exons ATGGGTACTCGAGAATATAACCGCTTTGTGGATCCAGACAAGATGGAAGCTATGATTCCAGACCTAGGACCCAAGAACATAATTAATGTAGACTTTCAGGAGATAAAACAGTTGGCACGCCAAGGTTACTGGGCCAAAAGCCACAGTCTTAGGGGGAAGGTTTACCAAAGGCTGATTGAAGAGATTCCATGTCGAACAGTCACACCTGATGCCAGCGTCTACAGTGACATTGTAGGAAAGATTGTAGGCAAACGAAGCACCGCTAGCCTTCCTTTGCCTGAGTTTGTGGAAAATAGTCTGGCCCCAACCTACTGCCTGAATCCACAGGGAGAAGAAGCTGTTCAAAAGATCCTTCTTTGTATTGCTAACCAGTTCCCCGACATTTCCTATTGCCCAACACTCCCAGCCATTGTCGCCCTACTTCTGCACTATAGCATTGATGAAGCGGAGTGTTTTGAGAAAACTTGTCATATATTGGCTTGCAATGACCCCAATAAGAGGTTTATTGACCAGAGCTTTCTTGCCTTTGAGACTTCCTGTATGACATTTGGGGACCTTGCTACCAAATACTGCCAGGCAGCCCACAGGCTATTAGTAGAAGCATCAGAGGATGTATTTCAGGTCTATTCTGACTGGCTGCGGTGGCTCTTTGGGGATCTCCCACTCAGTTACTTTGCTCGAGTCTTTGATGTCTTCCTGGTCGAGGGTTACAAGGTACTTTACAGAGTTGCTTTGTCAATTCTCAAATTCTTCTACAAATCAAGAGTTGGGAAGACTACAGAGTCAGAGAATGTGAAGCAGGATATCCGTAAGTTTGTCAGGGATATCCATCAGACAGTATCTCCTGAGAAGCTGCTGGACAAAGCCTTTTCCATCCGTCTCTTCTCCCGGAAAGAGATCTATCTCTTGCAAATGGCCAATGAGGCAGTTCTGAAGCAGAAAGGAATCACTGTCAAGCATAAAAG GATGTTTGTGCACTTGGCTGTTGATCCTGGGAATTTCAAGTCAGAAATTGTCACTGTGAAGGAGATGAGAGACATCTGGTCATGGATCCCTGAACGGTTTGCTCTCTGTCAGCCTCTGCTGATTTTCTCTACTACACAACATGGATATAGCCTGACAAG GCTTTATTACCACTGTGATGGACATGAGCCAACTCTCCTTCTCCTCAAGACAACAGAGAAAGAG GTTTGTGGTGCTTACCTATCGACAGACTGGAAGGATCGAAACAAGTTTGGAGGAAAGCTGAGCTTCTTTGGGACCGGGGAGTGCTTTGTGTTTAGG CTGAAGCCAAGAGTTCAGCGATACGTTTGGGTAGTGATAAAGCACCCAGAACCAGTCAAGGATTCAGCCACAGTTTTACAGCCCACAACTTCAGGTTCAAGTTCACAAATGGAAGACTTGCAAAATCCAGACCACCCCTCAAGTCGACTCTCACCTTTCTTGGCTGCTCGGCACTTCCATCTTCCTTCAAAAACTGAATCCATGTTCATGGCTGGAAACAATGATTGCATCATCATAG GTGGTGGAGGTGGTCAAGCTTTGTATATCGATGAGGACCTGAATCGAGGCCACACAGGACACTGTGACACCTTTAACAATGAGCCACTATGCTCTGAAAATTTCCACATCTCTTCCTTAGAGGTGTGGGGCTTCTGGGATGCTGATATACAAGACTAG